From a region of the Micropterus dolomieu isolate WLL.071019.BEF.003 ecotype Adirondacks linkage group LG21, ASM2129224v1, whole genome shotgun sequence genome:
- the LOC123960569 gene encoding GRAM domain-containing protein 2B isoform X1 produces MTEQCVSRKTTQEDARKCNRETAKHERDYHSDAENVEERHKYERMVSESLQAVDPNLQELSGRRKPALVRSKTFDHSLLTQVQTESDSKIERKKSHYSQLSKSNCQYHKIFKEISKEEQLRQKKDLLSVLRIPLSNLMLFICLSGYTCALQKDILYQGRMFVSDHWICFHSKVFGKDTKIAIPVMSVTHIKKTKTAILVPNALVIATANDRYVFVSLLSRDNTYKLLMSVCLHLEEKSPCSSPIPSSAENSFRGQRSPLSPRFPLSFPGDFSDLDGAVRQRRQEMEESSSSDSQTPDYEKISEFPVPQFLDVLKHTDSAAPPERPDHKHKERVQHQNQQSSEDKQHSTLQTGSELVIDSRTLKPVSLNTLLFVYLFLVCVLVLSSCYLAFKIMSLEQRLTKLGSVTEFNHQENDFLRASDVNTELFSELLTINLMKLEKVQKNLQRLLDEAA; encoded by the exons ATGACAGAACAGTGTGTGAGCAGGAAGACGACGCAGGAAGATGCCAGGAAGTGTAACAGAGAAACCGCAAAGCACGAAAGGGATTATCA TTCAGATGCAGAAAATGTGGAGGAGCGGCATAAATATGAGAGGATGGTCAGCGAGTCTCTGCAGGCTGTCGATCCAAATCTGCAGGAGCTCTCAGGCAGGAGGAAACCAGCATTAGTCAG GTCAAAGACCTTTGACCACTCACTGCTGACTCAGGTTCAGACAGAGTCGGACTCCAAGATAGAGAGGAAGAAGTCTCACTACAGCCAG CTTTCGAAGAGCAACTGCCAGTACCATAAAATATTTAAGGAAATCAGCAAAGAGGAACAGCTCAGACAGA AAAAGGATCTCCTCAGTGTTTTGCGGATTCCCCTCAGCAACCTGATGCTGTTTATCTGTTTGTCAGGTTACACCTGTGCCCTGCAGAAAGACATCCTCTACCAGGGGCGAATGTTTGTCTCTGACCACTGGATCTGCTTCCACTCCAAGGTGTTTGGCAAAGACACAAAG ATCGCCATCCCAGTGATGTCCGTCACTCACATCAAGAAGACCAAAACTGCCATCCTGGTACCAAACGCTCTGGTGATCGCCACCGCAAACGACAGG TATGTGTTCGTGTCCCTCCTGTCCAGAGACAACACCTACAAGTTATTGATGTCCGTCTGTCTTCATCTGGAG GAGAAAAGTCCATGCAGCAGCCCCATCCCCTCCTCAGCTGAGAACAGcttcagaggtcagaggtcacctcTGTCGCCTCGCTTTCCTCTG aGTTTTCCTGGTGATTTCAGTGATCTGGACGGAGCAGTGAGACAGAGGAGgcaggagatggaggagagcaGCAGCTCTGACTCCCAGACCCCCGACTACGAGAAGATATCGG AGTTCCCTGTTCCTCAGTTTCTGGATGTGTTGAAGCACACAGACAGCGCAGCCCCTCCTGAACGTCCAGACCATAAGCACAAAGAGAGGGTCCAACATCAGAACCAGCAGAGCTCTGAGGACAAGCAGCACAGCACTCTTCAAACTG GCTCGGAGCTCGTGATTGACAGCAGAACTCTAAAACCAGTTTCTCTCAACACTTTGCTGTTTGTCTACCTGTTTCT aGTGTGTGTCCTAGTCTTGTCTTCCTGTTACCTGGCCTTTAAGATCATGTCGTTGGAGCAGAGACTGACGAAGCTCGGCTCTGTCACCGAGTTCAACCACCAGGA
- the LOC123960569 gene encoding GRAM domain-containing protein 2B isoform X3 — MTEQCVSRKTTQEDARKCNRETAKHERDYHSDAENVEERHKYERMVSESLQAVDPNLQELSGRRKPALVRSKTFDHSLLTQVQTESDSKIERKKSHYSQLSKSNCQYHKIFKEISKEEQLRQSYTCALQKDILYQGRMFVSDHWICFHSKVFGKDTKIAIPVMSVTHIKKTKTAILVPNALVIATANDRYVFVSLLSRDNTYKLLMSVCLHLEEKSPCSSPIPSSAENSFRGQRSPLSPRFPLSFPGDFSDLDGAVRQRRQEMEESSSSDSQTPDYEKISEFPVPQFLDVLKHTDSAAPPERPDHKHKERVQHQNQQSSEDKQHSTLQTGSELVIDSRTLKPVSLNTLLFVYLFLVCVLVLSSCYLAFKIMSLEQRLTKLGSVTEFNHQENDFLRASDVNTELFSELLTINLMKLEKVQKNLQRLLDEAA, encoded by the exons ATGACAGAACAGTGTGTGAGCAGGAAGACGACGCAGGAAGATGCCAGGAAGTGTAACAGAGAAACCGCAAAGCACGAAAGGGATTATCA TTCAGATGCAGAAAATGTGGAGGAGCGGCATAAATATGAGAGGATGGTCAGCGAGTCTCTGCAGGCTGTCGATCCAAATCTGCAGGAGCTCTCAGGCAGGAGGAAACCAGCATTAGTCAG GTCAAAGACCTTTGACCACTCACTGCTGACTCAGGTTCAGACAGAGTCGGACTCCAAGATAGAGAGGAAGAAGTCTCACTACAGCCAG CTTTCGAAGAGCAACTGCCAGTACCATAAAATATTTAAGGAAATCAGCAAAGAGGAACAGCTCAGACAGA GTTACACCTGTGCCCTGCAGAAAGACATCCTCTACCAGGGGCGAATGTTTGTCTCTGACCACTGGATCTGCTTCCACTCCAAGGTGTTTGGCAAAGACACAAAG ATCGCCATCCCAGTGATGTCCGTCACTCACATCAAGAAGACCAAAACTGCCATCCTGGTACCAAACGCTCTGGTGATCGCCACCGCAAACGACAGG TATGTGTTCGTGTCCCTCCTGTCCAGAGACAACACCTACAAGTTATTGATGTCCGTCTGTCTTCATCTGGAG GAGAAAAGTCCATGCAGCAGCCCCATCCCCTCCTCAGCTGAGAACAGcttcagaggtcagaggtcacctcTGTCGCCTCGCTTTCCTCTG aGTTTTCCTGGTGATTTCAGTGATCTGGACGGAGCAGTGAGACAGAGGAGgcaggagatggaggagagcaGCAGCTCTGACTCCCAGACCCCCGACTACGAGAAGATATCGG AGTTCCCTGTTCCTCAGTTTCTGGATGTGTTGAAGCACACAGACAGCGCAGCCCCTCCTGAACGTCCAGACCATAAGCACAAAGAGAGGGTCCAACATCAGAACCAGCAGAGCTCTGAGGACAAGCAGCACAGCACTCTTCAAACTG GCTCGGAGCTCGTGATTGACAGCAGAACTCTAAAACCAGTTTCTCTCAACACTTTGCTGTTTGTCTACCTGTTTCT aGTGTGTGTCCTAGTCTTGTCTTCCTGTTACCTGGCCTTTAAGATCATGTCGTTGGAGCAGAGACTGACGAAGCTCGGCTCTGTCACCGAGTTCAACCACCAGGA
- the LOC123960569 gene encoding GRAM domain-containing protein 2B isoform X2, with protein sequence MPGSVTEKPQSTKGIINAENVEERHKYERMVSESLQAVDPNLQELSGRRKPALVRSKTFDHSLLTQVQTESDSKIERKKSHYSQLSKSNCQYHKIFKEISKEEQLRQKKDLLSVLRIPLSNLMLFICLSGYTCALQKDILYQGRMFVSDHWICFHSKVFGKDTKIAIPVMSVTHIKKTKTAILVPNALVIATANDRYVFVSLLSRDNTYKLLMSVCLHLEEKSPCSSPIPSSAENSFRGQRSPLSPRFPLSFPGDFSDLDGAVRQRRQEMEESSSSDSQTPDYEKISEFPVPQFLDVLKHTDSAAPPERPDHKHKERVQHQNQQSSEDKQHSTLQTGSELVIDSRTLKPVSLNTLLFVYLFLVCVLVLSSCYLAFKIMSLEQRLTKLGSVTEFNHQENDFLRASDVNTELFSELLTINLMKLEKVQKNLQRLLDEAA encoded by the exons ATGCCAGGAAGTGTAACAGAGAAACCGCAAAGCACGAAAGGGATTATCA ATGCAGAAAATGTGGAGGAGCGGCATAAATATGAGAGGATGGTCAGCGAGTCTCTGCAGGCTGTCGATCCAAATCTGCAGGAGCTCTCAGGCAGGAGGAAACCAGCATTAGTCAG GTCAAAGACCTTTGACCACTCACTGCTGACTCAGGTTCAGACAGAGTCGGACTCCAAGATAGAGAGGAAGAAGTCTCACTACAGCCAG CTTTCGAAGAGCAACTGCCAGTACCATAAAATATTTAAGGAAATCAGCAAAGAGGAACAGCTCAGACAGA AAAAGGATCTCCTCAGTGTTTTGCGGATTCCCCTCAGCAACCTGATGCTGTTTATCTGTTTGTCAGGTTACACCTGTGCCCTGCAGAAAGACATCCTCTACCAGGGGCGAATGTTTGTCTCTGACCACTGGATCTGCTTCCACTCCAAGGTGTTTGGCAAAGACACAAAG ATCGCCATCCCAGTGATGTCCGTCACTCACATCAAGAAGACCAAAACTGCCATCCTGGTACCAAACGCTCTGGTGATCGCCACCGCAAACGACAGG TATGTGTTCGTGTCCCTCCTGTCCAGAGACAACACCTACAAGTTATTGATGTCCGTCTGTCTTCATCTGGAG GAGAAAAGTCCATGCAGCAGCCCCATCCCCTCCTCAGCTGAGAACAGcttcagaggtcagaggtcacctcTGTCGCCTCGCTTTCCTCTG aGTTTTCCTGGTGATTTCAGTGATCTGGACGGAGCAGTGAGACAGAGGAGgcaggagatggaggagagcaGCAGCTCTGACTCCCAGACCCCCGACTACGAGAAGATATCGG AGTTCCCTGTTCCTCAGTTTCTGGATGTGTTGAAGCACACAGACAGCGCAGCCCCTCCTGAACGTCCAGACCATAAGCACAAAGAGAGGGTCCAACATCAGAACCAGCAGAGCTCTGAGGACAAGCAGCACAGCACTCTTCAAACTG GCTCGGAGCTCGTGATTGACAGCAGAACTCTAAAACCAGTTTCTCTCAACACTTTGCTGTTTGTCTACCTGTTTCT aGTGTGTGTCCTAGTCTTGTCTTCCTGTTACCTGGCCTTTAAGATCATGTCGTTGGAGCAGAGACTGACGAAGCTCGGCTCTGTCACCGAGTTCAACCACCAGGA